In Streptomyces hawaiiensis, one genomic interval encodes:
- a CDS encoding DUF6879 family protein: MKTSSRTLGDLFDAFKREAFRLETLDDYSKSGNVDAYHAFLAGEPQPDDYNAGWVEELRSHTEKGKRVYRVHILSRPLTNYLRFELGWGYQKNTTGGEEFFILDITDKPNPLENVPDFWFFDSDSVAVMNYDGAGKYLGSEVLPPERTAEFTRYRDAALAHAEPFTEWWAKYGA; the protein is encoded by the coding sequence GTGAAAACCTCATCTAGGACCCTGGGCGACCTCTTCGACGCGTTCAAGCGTGAGGCGTTCCGGCTGGAAACCCTGGACGACTACAGCAAGTCCGGGAACGTCGACGCCTACCACGCTTTCTTGGCCGGGGAGCCGCAGCCGGACGACTACAACGCGGGCTGGGTCGAAGAACTCCGCTCCCACACCGAGAAGGGGAAACGGGTTTACCGGGTGCACATTCTGTCCCGCCCCCTCACGAACTATCTTAGGTTCGAACTCGGGTGGGGCTACCAGAAGAACACGACCGGAGGTGAGGAGTTCTTCATCCTCGATATCACCGACAAACCCAACCCCCTGGAGAACGTTCCAGACTTCTGGTTCTTCGATTCCGATTCTGTAGCTGTGATGAACTACGACGGAGCCGGGAAGTACCTGGGTTCGGAAGTACTGCCGCCGGAACGAACGGCGGAATTCACGCGGTATCGTGACGCGGCGCTCGCGCACGCGGAGCCGTTCACCGAATGGTGGGCCAAGTACGGGGCGTGA
- a CDS encoding acyl-CoA dehydrogenase family protein: protein MAGSADFDLYRPSEEHDMLRDAVRSLAEAKIAPHAAAVDEEARFPREALQALVANDLHAVHVPEEYGGSGADALATVIVIEEVARVCASSSLIPAVNKLGSLPVILSGSEDLKKRYMTPLAKGEGMFSYCLSEPDAGSDAAGMKTKAVRDGDHYVLNGVKRWITNAGESEYYTVMAVTDPAKRSKGISAFVVEKSDEGVSFGAPEKKLGIKGSPTREVYLDNVRIPADRMIGEEGTGFATAMKTLDHTRITIAAQALGIAQGALDYAKGYVQERKQFGKAIADFQGIQFMLADMAMKISAARALTYQAAAASQRVDADLTYLGAAAKCFASDVAMEVTTDAVQLLGGYGYTRDYPVERMMRDAKITQIYEGTNQVQRIVMARNLP from the coding sequence TTGGCCGGATCGGCTGACTTCGACCTGTACCGCCCGTCCGAGGAGCACGACATGCTCCGTGACGCCGTCCGCTCCCTGGCCGAGGCGAAGATCGCGCCGCACGCCGCCGCGGTGGACGAGGAGGCCCGCTTCCCGCGCGAGGCCCTCCAGGCGCTGGTCGCGAACGACCTGCACGCCGTGCACGTACCCGAGGAGTACGGCGGCTCCGGCGCGGACGCGCTGGCCACCGTCATAGTGATCGAGGAGGTCGCCCGGGTCTGCGCCTCCTCCTCCCTCATCCCGGCCGTCAACAAGCTGGGCTCCCTGCCGGTGATCCTCTCCGGCTCCGAGGACCTGAAGAAGCGGTACATGACCCCGCTCGCCAAGGGCGAGGGCATGTTCTCCTACTGCCTCTCCGAGCCGGACGCCGGCTCCGACGCCGCCGGCATGAAGACCAAGGCCGTCCGCGACGGCGACCACTACGTCCTCAACGGCGTGAAGCGCTGGATCACCAACGCCGGCGAGTCCGAGTACTACACGGTGATGGCCGTCACCGACCCGGCCAAGCGCTCCAAGGGCATCTCCGCCTTCGTCGTCGAGAAGTCCGACGAGGGCGTCTCCTTCGGCGCCCCGGAGAAGAAGCTCGGCATCAAGGGCTCCCCGACCCGCGAGGTCTACCTCGACAACGTCCGCATCCCCGCCGACCGCATGATCGGCGAGGAGGGCACCGGCTTCGCCACGGCGATGAAGACCCTCGACCACACCCGCATCACCATCGCCGCCCAGGCCCTCGGCATCGCCCAGGGCGCCCTCGACTACGCCAAGGGCTACGTCCAGGAGCGCAAGCAGTTCGGCAAGGCGATCGCCGACTTCCAGGGCATCCAGTTCATGCTCGCCGACATGGCGATGAAGATCTCGGCCGCCCGCGCCCTGACCTACCAGGCCGCCGCCGCCTCCCAGCGCGTCGACGCCGACCTCACCTACCTGGGCGCCGCCGCCAAGTGCTTCGCCTCGGACGTGGCGATGGAGGTCACGACGGACGCGGTCCAGCTCCTCGGCGGGTACGGCTACACGCGCGACTACCCGGTGGAGCGCATGATGCGCGACGCCAAGATCACCCAGATTTATGAGGGCACGAACCAAGTTCAGCGGATCGTGATGGCCAGGAACCTTCCCTAG
- a CDS encoding CGNR zinc finger domain-containing protein, with amino-acid sequence MTERSPAPGGLALVEALVNTLDIESGADALDTPEGRARLGVTADETDRARTLRESLRATLLAHAGHPPHREVTPLGALLAEAPLLVTVDASDGSAALAPADDRPLHARVAAAVAEALVAGTWTRLKACQAADCHWAYYDRSPAGRGRWCSMQVCGARAKMRRYRAKEL; translated from the coding sequence ATGACGGAGAGATCGCCCGCGCCCGGCGGCCTGGCCCTGGTCGAGGCCCTGGTGAACACGCTGGACATCGAGTCCGGCGCCGACGCGCTGGACACGCCCGAGGGCCGGGCCCGCCTCGGCGTCACCGCGGACGAGACGGACCGGGCCCGCACCCTGCGCGAGTCCCTGCGCGCGACCCTCCTCGCCCACGCCGGCCATCCGCCGCACCGTGAGGTCACCCCCCTCGGCGCACTCCTGGCCGAGGCCCCGCTCCTCGTCACGGTCGACGCGTCGGACGGCTCGGCCGCCCTCGCCCCCGCGGACGACCGCCCCCTGCACGCACGCGTGGCCGCCGCCGTCGCCGAGGCCCTGGTCGCCGGCACCTGGACCCGCCTCAAGGCCTGCCAGGCCGCCGACTGCCACTGGGCCTACTACGACCGCAGCCCGGCCGGCCGCGGCCGCTGGTGCTCCATGCAGGTCTGCGGGGCCCGCGCGAAGATGCGCCGCTACCGCGCCAAGGAGCTATAG
- a CDS encoding phospholipase D-like domain-containing protein, protein MTQQAYDERRAPEPRGPQAQKQRLRRRLERLIGIAATEGNELVPLRNGDEIFPAMLAAIRAAEHTVDMMTFVYWRGEIAHEFAAALAERARAGVRVRLLLDGFGAKEIERDLLDAMDEAGVQVAWFRRPTRLSPMRQNHRCHRKVLVTDEHTAFTGGVGIAQEWCGAARNPDEWRDTHVQVRGPAVDGIAAAFAQNWAECHDDLYDDHDRFTAQEQPGRAAVQVVRGSAAFGWQDMQTVLRVLIASAQERLRLATAYFAPDTYFIGLLAAAARRGVTVEILLPGPHTDQRACLLAGRQHYQTLVDAGVDVREYQPTMLHTKIITVDGVCSLIGSTNFNRRSMEHDEEVVLAVLDEDFTAELDADFDADRKRSEPIDPSRWKRRPLPLRLAETAVTPIRRFL, encoded by the coding sequence ATGACACAGCAGGCGTATGACGAACGGCGGGCTCCGGAGCCGAGAGGACCGCAGGCGCAGAAGCAGCGGCTGCGCAGGCGGCTGGAGCGGCTGATCGGCATCGCCGCGACCGAGGGCAACGAGCTCGTGCCGCTGCGCAACGGCGACGAGATCTTCCCCGCGATGCTGGCCGCCATCCGTGCCGCGGAGCACACCGTCGACATGATGACGTTCGTGTACTGGCGCGGCGAGATCGCCCACGAGTTCGCCGCCGCCCTGGCCGAGCGGGCCCGTGCGGGTGTCCGGGTGCGGCTGCTGCTGGACGGCTTCGGCGCCAAGGAGATAGAGCGGGACCTGCTGGACGCCATGGACGAGGCCGGCGTCCAGGTGGCCTGGTTCCGAAGGCCCACACGCCTGTCACCGATGCGGCAGAACCACCGCTGCCACCGCAAGGTGCTGGTCACCGACGAGCACACGGCCTTCACCGGAGGCGTGGGCATCGCGCAGGAGTGGTGCGGCGCCGCCCGGAACCCCGACGAGTGGCGCGACACCCATGTACAGGTCCGCGGCCCCGCCGTGGACGGCATCGCCGCGGCCTTCGCCCAGAACTGGGCCGAGTGCCACGACGACCTCTACGACGACCACGACCGCTTCACCGCCCAGGAGCAGCCGGGCCGGGCCGCGGTCCAGGTCGTGCGGGGTTCGGCCGCCTTCGGCTGGCAGGACATGCAGACGGTCCTGCGGGTCCTGATCGCCTCGGCGCAGGAGCGCCTGCGGCTCGCCACGGCCTACTTCGCCCCCGACACCTACTTCATCGGGCTCCTGGCCGCGGCGGCCCGCCGCGGAGTCACGGTCGAGATCCTGCTCCCCGGCCCGCACACCGACCAGCGGGCGTGCCTGCTGGCCGGGCGACAGCACTACCAGACGCTCGTCGACGCCGGCGTGGACGTGCGGGAGTACCAGCCGACCATGCTCCACACGAAGATCATCACGGTGGACGGGGTCTGCTCCCTCATCGGCTCCACCAACTTCAACCGCCGCTCCATGGAGCACGACGAGGAGGTCGTCCTGGCCGTCCTGGACGAGGACTTCACCGCGGAGCTCGACGCTGACTTCGACGCCGACCGCAAGCGGAGCGAGCCGATCGACCCCTCCCGCTGGAAGCGGCGTCCCCTGCCCCTGCGCCTCGCCGAGACCGCGGTCACGCCGATCCGGCGCTTCCTGTGA
- a CDS encoding acyl-CoA thioesterase, which translates to MTDQAPAADSGSPDIPGKPTSASRTTLSHIMTHNDTNLLGTVHGGVIMKLVDDAAGAVAGRHSGGPAVTASMDEMAFLEPVRVGDLVHVKAQVNWTGRTSMEVGVRVLAERWNESAPPTQVGSAYLVFAAVDADGKPRRVPPVLPETERDDRRYQEAQIRRTHRLARRRAIMDLREKRAAEGFED; encoded by the coding sequence ATGACAGACCAGGCCCCAGCTGCGGATTCCGGCAGTCCGGATATCCCGGGCAAGCCGACTTCGGCGTCCCGCACGACCCTCAGCCACATCATGACCCACAACGACACGAACCTTCTGGGGACCGTGCACGGCGGAGTGATCATGAAGCTGGTCGACGACGCGGCGGGGGCCGTGGCCGGGCGGCACTCCGGTGGGCCGGCGGTCACCGCGTCGATGGACGAGATGGCGTTCCTGGAGCCGGTCCGCGTCGGTGACCTGGTGCACGTCAAGGCGCAGGTGAACTGGACCGGCCGGACGTCCATGGAGGTCGGCGTCCGGGTCCTGGCCGAACGCTGGAACGAGTCCGCCCCGCCCACGCAGGTCGGCTCCGCCTACCTCGTCTTCGCCGCGGTCGACGCCGACGGCAAGCCCCGTCGGGTTCCTCCGGTCCTCCCGGAGACCGAACGCGACGATCGCCGCTACCAGGAGGCCCAGATCCGCCGCACCCACCGCCTGGCCCGCCGCCGGGCGATCATGGACCTGCGGGAGAAGCGGGCGGCCGAGGGGTTCGAGGACTGA
- a CDS encoding UDP-glucose dehydrogenase family protein, producing MALKITVIGTGYLGATHAAAMAELGFEVLALDVVREKIEKLERAEAPMYEPGLEELLRRHVAGIEGSSGRLRFTQDWAEIGAFGDVHFVCVNTPQRHGEYACDMSYIDSAFASLAPHLHGPALVVGKSTVPVGSADRLAAYLAAHAPAGEDAELAWNPEFLREGFAVDDTLHPDRLVVGVRSERAEKLLREVYATPIAEGSPFVVTDFPTSELVKTSANSFLATKISFINAMAEVCEAAGGDVAKLAEAIGYDDRIGRKFLRAGIGFGGGCLPKDIRAFMARAGELGADQALTFLREIDSINMRQRGQMVELARQALGGGPFLGKRVAVLGATFKPDSDDVRDSPALNVAGQIHLQGGQVTVYDPKGMDNARRVFPTLGYADSALDAVRGADIVLHLTEWREFRELDEGALGEVAAARVVLDGRNALDPERWRKAGWTYRAMGRPKA from the coding sequence ATGGCCCTGAAGATCACCGTGATCGGCACCGGTTATCTCGGTGCGACACACGCGGCGGCCATGGCCGAGCTGGGCTTCGAGGTGCTCGCCCTCGACGTCGTGCGCGAGAAGATCGAGAAGCTGGAGCGCGCCGAGGCCCCGATGTACGAGCCGGGGCTGGAGGAGCTGCTGCGCAGGCACGTCGCCGGCATCGAGGGCTCCAGCGGCCGGCTGCGCTTCACCCAGGACTGGGCGGAGATCGGCGCGTTCGGCGATGTGCACTTCGTCTGTGTGAACACCCCGCAGCGGCACGGCGAGTACGCCTGCGACATGAGCTACATCGACTCCGCGTTCGCTTCCCTCGCCCCGCATCTGCACGGTCCGGCGCTGGTCGTCGGCAAGTCGACCGTGCCCGTCGGTTCCGCGGACCGTCTCGCCGCCTACCTGGCCGCGCACGCGCCCGCCGGGGAGGACGCCGAGCTGGCGTGGAACCCGGAGTTCCTGCGCGAGGGCTTCGCCGTGGACGACACGCTGCACCCCGACCGCCTCGTGGTGGGTGTGCGCAGCGAGCGGGCCGAGAAGCTGCTGCGGGAGGTGTACGCGACGCCGATCGCCGAGGGTTCGCCGTTCGTGGTCACCGACTTCCCGACCTCGGAGCTGGTGAAGACCTCCGCGAACTCCTTCCTCGCCACGAAGATCTCGTTCATCAACGCGATGGCGGAGGTGTGCGAGGCCGCGGGCGGGGACGTCGCCAAGCTGGCGGAGGCCATCGGGTACGACGACCGGATCGGTAGGAAGTTCCTGCGGGCCGGGATCGGCTTCGGCGGCGGGTGTCTGCCGAAGGACATCCGGGCGTTCATGGCGCGCGCGGGTGAGCTGGGCGCGGACCAGGCGCTGACGTTCCTGCGGGAGATCGACTCGATCAACATGCGCCAGCGCGGGCAGATGGTGGAGCTGGCCCGGCAGGCGCTGGGCGGCGGGCCGTTCCTCGGCAAGCGGGTGGCGGTGCTGGGCGCGACCTTCAAGCCCGACTCGGACGACGTACGGGACTCCCCCGCGCTGAACGTCGCCGGGCAGATCCACCTCCAGGGCGGGCAGGTAACGGTCTACGACCCCAAGGGCATGGACAACGCCCGCCGTGTGTTCCCGACGCTCGGCTACGCCGACTCGGCACTGGACGCCGTACGCGGCGCCGACATCGTGCTGCATCTGACGGAGTGGCGGGAGTTCCGCGAGCTGGACGAGGGGGCTCTCGGCGAGGTCGCCGCGGCCCGGGTCGTCCTGGACGGCCGCAACGCGCTCGACCCGGAGCGCTGGCGCAAGGCCGGCTGGACGTACCGGGCGATGGGCCGCCCGAAGGCCTGA
- a CDS encoding LCP family protein, producing MNDWPEGFSADNRGSRYGRGSSSAQPESARVMRQVRRGPAASPGQAGYGGAPPYGGGVPQQPSYVDGGGHGPGAGYDSGYNTGQVYGAPGGRGPGVPGDGVYEPRPAPNWRRRIKVTAITVVTLLVVTSVGTYFWADSKLNRDVDLSKVIDRPEAGEGTNYLIVGSDSRKGMSAEEKKKLHTGSAEGKRTDSMMILHTGGGAPTLISLPRDSNVTIPSFKGSDSGKLYPATGRQTKLNAAYAEDGPELLVRTVEANTGLHIDHYVEIGFAGFASIVDAVGGVEMDIPQDIKDTKSGADLKKGKQTLNGEQALAFVRTRYALRGSDLDRTKNQQKFLSALASQVATPGTIMNPFKLYPTMGAGLDSLVVDKDMGLFDLASMFWAMKGVSGGEGKSMNMPIAGNAPNGNLQWDTAKMKTLVNQLKNDEQVTVSGN from the coding sequence ATGAATGATTGGCCCGAGGGATTTTCCGCCGACAACCGCGGCAGCCGGTACGGACGCGGCAGCTCGAGCGCACAGCCCGAGAGCGCCCGTGTCATGCGGCAGGTCCGCCGCGGTCCGGCGGCGTCGCCCGGGCAGGCGGGATACGGCGGTGCCCCGCCGTACGGCGGCGGAGTGCCGCAGCAGCCGTCGTACGTCGACGGGGGTGGCCACGGCCCCGGTGCCGGCTACGACAGCGGCTACAACACCGGTCAGGTCTACGGCGCCCCCGGCGGCAGAGGCCCCGGCGTCCCGGGCGACGGCGTGTACGAGCCGCGCCCCGCGCCGAACTGGCGCCGCCGCATCAAGGTGACGGCCATCACCGTGGTGACGCTGTTGGTCGTGACGAGCGTCGGCACGTACTTCTGGGCCGACTCCAAGCTCAACCGCGACGTCGACCTGTCGAAGGTCATCGACCGTCCGGAGGCGGGCGAGGGCACGAACTACCTGATCGTCGGCTCCGACAGCCGCAAGGGCATGTCGGCCGAGGAGAAGAAGAAGCTGCACACCGGGTCCGCCGAGGGCAAGCGCACCGACTCGATGATGATCCTGCACACCGGCGGCGGCGCCCCCACGCTGATCTCGCTGCCGCGCGACTCGAACGTCACGATCCCGTCGTTCAAGGGCTCCGACTCCGGCAAGCTCTACCCGGCCACCGGCCGCCAGACGAAGCTGAACGCGGCCTACGCCGAGGACGGCCCGGAGCTGCTGGTGCGCACGGTGGAGGCCAACACGGGCCTGCACATCGACCACTACGTGGAGATCGGCTTCGCCGGCTTCGCGAGCATCGTGGACGCGGTCGGCGGCGTCGAGATGGACATCCCGCAGGACATCAAGGACACCAAGTCCGGCGCGGACCTCAAGAAGGGCAAGCAGACCCTCAACGGCGAGCAGGCCCTCGCCTTCGTCCGCACCCGCTACGCCCTCAGGGGCTCCGACCTGGACCGCACGAAGAACCAGCAGAAGTTCCTGTCGGCCCTGGCCAGCCAGGTCGCCACCCCGGGCACGATCATGAACCCCTTCAAGCTCTACCCCACCATGGGCGCCGGCCTGGACTCCCTCGTGGTCGACAAGGACATGGGCCTGTTCGACCTGGCATCCATGTTCTGGGCGATGAAGGGCGTCAGCGGCGGCGAGGGCAAGTCGATGAACATGCCGATCGCGGGAAACGCACCCAACGGCAACCTCCAGTGGGACACCGCGAAGATGAAGACGCTGGTGAACCAGCTGAAGAACGACGAGCAGGTCACCGTCTCGGGCAACTGA
- a CDS encoding dipeptidase, producing MADLQDDLRPTAAAAGEFDELAEPYPDEDVVTAESYEPVSDPDDAPMTRAHAILSAHPVADGYNGLPWALKRLSWYDLEDGESTVDTDVPRLRSGHVGALFWSLHLPEGLDGDWAVGATLEQLDLAKTIVRTCEEGLRPACTAGQVADARNCGRVAVLLGPAGAPALGDSLGILRQLHLLGLRVLTLTGVSWASDAGLTRFGEEVVREMNRLGVITDLSGASAQTIRRVLSLSRAPVLCSRSAARTLRPHPVNLPDDLLAELGAAKGLCLVPLTAEQTGPTVRDVADHLDHIRAVAGAHCVGLSGTYDSGAAHPQELGDTSCYPRLIAELLRRGWDEADVALLTWGNVQRVLRGADFTARAAQQRREPSTATISELDA from the coding sequence ATGGCAGACCTCCAGGACGACCTGCGCCCCACCGCCGCGGCCGCCGGCGAGTTCGACGAGCTGGCCGAGCCGTACCCCGACGAGGACGTCGTCACGGCGGAGTCCTACGAGCCCGTCTCCGACCCGGACGACGCGCCCATGACCAGAGCCCACGCCATCCTCAGCGCACACCCCGTCGCCGACGGCTACAACGGACTGCCCTGGGCGCTCAAGCGCCTGTCCTGGTACGACCTGGAGGACGGCGAGAGCACCGTCGACACGGATGTGCCCCGGCTGCGCAGCGGCCATGTGGGCGCCCTGTTCTGGTCGTTGCACCTGCCCGAGGGCCTCGACGGTGACTGGGCCGTCGGCGCCACCCTGGAGCAACTGGACCTGGCGAAGACCATCGTCCGGACCTGCGAGGAGGGCCTGCGGCCGGCCTGCACGGCCGGGCAGGTCGCGGACGCCCGCAACTGCGGCCGCGTCGCCGTGCTCCTCGGCCCCGCCGGCGCACCGGCCCTGGGCGACTCGCTCGGCATCCTGCGCCAGCTGCACCTGCTCGGCCTGCGCGTCCTCACCCTGACCGGGGTGTCCTGGGCCAGCGACGCGGGGCTGACCCGGTTCGGCGAGGAGGTCGTCCGCGAGATGAACCGCCTCGGCGTGATCACCGACCTCTCCGGTGCCTCCGCCCAGACCATCCGCCGCGTCCTGAGCCTCTCCCGGGCACCCGTGCTGTGCAGCCGCTCCGCCGCCCGGACCCTGCGCCCCCACCCGGTCAACCTCCCCGACGACCTGCTGGCGGAGCTGGGCGCGGCCAAGGGGCTGTGCCTGGTGCCGCTGACCGCCGAGCAGACCGGCCCGACCGTCCGCGATGTCGCCGACCATCTCGACCACATTCGCGCCGTGGCCGGGGCGCACTGCGTCGGACTGTCCGGCACGTACGACTCCGGAGCCGCCCACCCGCAGGAGCTCGGCGACACCTCCTGCTATCCGCGGCTGATCGCCGAACTGCTGCGGCGCGGCTGGGACGAGGCCGACGTGGCCCTGCTGACCTGGGGCAACGTCCAGCGGGTCCTGCGCGGCGCCGACTTCACGGCCCGCGCCGCACAGCAACGCCGCGAACCGTCGACGGCGACGATCTCGGAACTGGACGCATAG
- a CDS encoding VOC family protein, whose product MSAVARLRSVVVDCPDPRELARFYAQVGGGTPEDDDPDWVVLRVPGGPRLAFQRSPGLTPPEWPRADRNAQQFHLDFDAGATWEEIDAAEEQVLALGASVLDKEDDVKKDFRVYADPAGHPFCLCRIESG is encoded by the coding sequence ATGTCCGCCGTGGCACGTTTGCGTTCCGTGGTCGTCGACTGCCCCGACCCCCGCGAGCTGGCCCGCTTCTACGCGCAGGTCGGCGGCGGTACGCCGGAGGACGACGACCCCGACTGGGTGGTGCTGCGCGTCCCCGGCGGGCCCCGACTCGCCTTCCAGCGCTCCCCCGGCCTCACCCCGCCGGAGTGGCCGCGGGCCGACCGCAACGCCCAGCAGTTCCATCTGGACTTCGACGCCGGGGCGACCTGGGAGGAGATCGACGCGGCGGAGGAGCAGGTGCTGGCGCTGGGCGCGAGTGTGCTGGACAAGGAGGACGACGTGAAGAAGGACTTCCGCGTCTACGCCGACCCGGCGGGGCATCCGTTCTGCCTGTGCCGGATCGAGTCCGGCTGA
- a CDS encoding helix-turn-helix domain-containing protein, whose product MNRAQLGAALRALRVASSKEAKAVARSALMSPSKLSKIENAKLAASATDVERILTAIGVSDEVKAEYAEAARASATEATAWRLLKRIGVHKGQQAAKALEAQMSMLRLFQPVLVPGLLQTPEYIRAVLQRHNLSEDALTRTLSGRLERQAVLYDNAKALRFVITEPVLRWRIVPPQMMAAQLDRIVSISRLSHVDIRVVPLRIQQHDIANHAFVIRDDRMVTVETVHAEVVVTNPRDVGLYVDKFDGFERVALSGNEMRSLVEGIRDDFLREQETG is encoded by the coding sequence GTGAACAGAGCACAGCTTGGAGCCGCGCTGCGGGCTCTGCGAGTGGCATCCAGCAAGGAAGCCAAAGCGGTTGCCCGCAGCGCCCTCATGTCCCCGTCCAAGCTGTCCAAGATCGAAAATGCGAAGCTCGCAGCCAGCGCGACGGACGTAGAGCGCATCCTGACCGCCATCGGCGTCTCGGATGAGGTCAAGGCGGAGTACGCCGAGGCCGCCCGAGCGTCGGCCACGGAAGCTACGGCGTGGCGCCTCCTCAAGCGCATCGGAGTTCACAAAGGCCAGCAGGCCGCCAAGGCTCTGGAAGCCCAGATGTCGATGCTGCGGCTGTTCCAACCGGTTCTGGTTCCCGGGCTGCTCCAGACGCCGGAGTACATCCGGGCCGTTCTGCAACGTCACAACCTGAGTGAGGACGCTCTCACACGGACGCTCAGCGGGAGACTCGAACGCCAAGCGGTCCTCTACGACAACGCGAAGGCACTGCGGTTCGTCATCACGGAACCTGTCCTGCGGTGGCGAATCGTCCCGCCACAGATGATGGCCGCACAACTCGACCGCATCGTTTCCATTTCACGCCTCTCCCATGTGGACATCCGCGTAGTTCCCCTACGGATTCAGCAGCACGACATTGCGAATCACGCGTTCGTCATCCGTGACGACCGAATGGTCACGGTAGAGACAGTCCACGCTGAGGTAGTCGTCACGAACCCCAGAGATGTAGGGCTCTACGTCGACAAGTTCGATGGATTCGAGCGAGTGGCGTTGTCTGGTAACGAAATGCGGAGTCTGGTCGAGGGCATCCGCGACGACTTTTTGCGGGAACAGGAAACAGGCTAG
- a CDS encoding VOC family protein: MALAKLGVVVLDCPDPRALAGFYAEVLGGTPTVETDGEDEWVDLKVPGGTPLAFQSSPGYAPPKWPSPDGSQQFHLDLVVDDLDAAEKGVLALGAKPLDAEDRERTFRVYADPAGHPFCLCAC, translated from the coding sequence ATGGCTCTCGCCAAGCTGGGTGTCGTCGTCCTGGACTGTCCCGACCCGCGCGCGCTGGCCGGGTTCTACGCCGAGGTGCTGGGCGGCACGCCGACGGTGGAGACCGACGGGGAGGACGAGTGGGTCGATCTGAAGGTGCCGGGCGGCACACCCCTGGCCTTCCAGTCATCCCCCGGGTACGCACCGCCGAAGTGGCCGTCTCCCGACGGCTCGCAGCAGTTCCACCTGGACCTCGTGGTCGACGACCTGGACGCGGCCGAGAAGGGCGTGCTGGCGCTCGGGGCGAAGCCGCTGGACGCGGAGGACCGGGAGCGGACCTTCCGGGTTTACGCCGACCCGGCCGGGCACCCGTTCTGCCTCTGCGCCTGCTGA
- a CDS encoding four-helix bundle copper-binding protein, with protein sequence MTQQHATTTPLSKEMQDCVQACMTCHSVCEETMSSCLQMGGPAQMQIMRAVMDCAEMTRMCADMMMRRSPLMAEMCAMCARACDMCAEACMSMPEDAQMMRCAEACRRCAEMCRSMSAASM encoded by the coding sequence ATGACCCAGCAGCACGCCACCACCACCCCACTGAGCAAGGAGATGCAGGACTGCGTCCAGGCCTGCATGACCTGCCACAGCGTGTGCGAGGAGACCATGAGCTCGTGCCTGCAGATGGGCGGCCCGGCCCAGATGCAGATCATGCGCGCGGTCATGGACTGCGCCGAGATGACGCGCATGTGCGCCGACATGATGATGCGCCGCTCGCCCCTCATGGCCGAGATGTGCGCGATGTGCGCCCGGGCCTGTGACATGTGCGCCGAGGCGTGTATGTCCATGCCGGAGGACGCGCAGATGATGCGCTGTGCCGAGGCCTGTCGCCGCTGTGCCGAGATGTGCCGCTCGATGTCGGCCGCCTCGATGTGA
- a CDS encoding site-specific integrase: MAVSRDQIDFKAEALRVDFQIAEDGDTESGKNSAIQRRHIKARDEGEPGRTVPLPPNVAFELRRHIKNHGVWGPERLLFPNVTRTGYLYASYFYPKIWMEALGKGQVKYCKAHSLRHYYGSRLLYAGVPENDVADWMGHSSTDVLREHYHYIFEGAEQRGRAAIATMLTPGADDPTEATEVA; this comes from the coding sequence ATGGCGGTATCCCGCGATCAGATCGACTTCAAGGCCGAGGCGCTTCGGGTCGACTTCCAGATTGCGGAGGACGGCGACACCGAGTCGGGCAAGAACAGTGCGATCCAGCGTCGGCACATCAAGGCTCGTGACGAAGGAGAGCCAGGGCGTACTGTCCCCCTCCCGCCGAACGTTGCTTTCGAGCTTCGGCGGCACATCAAGAACCACGGCGTATGGGGGCCGGAACGGCTTCTCTTCCCCAACGTCACGCGGACTGGGTACCTCTACGCGTCGTACTTCTACCCGAAGATCTGGATGGAGGCTCTGGGCAAGGGACAGGTGAAGTACTGCAAGGCTCACTCGCTCCGGCATTACTACGGGTCGCGGCTGCTGTACGCCGGAGTCCCCGAGAACGACGTGGCTGATTGGATGGGCCACAGCAGCACGGACGTACTGAGGGAGCACTACCACTACATCTTCGAAGGGGCCGAGCAGCGCGGCCGGGCCGCCATCGCAACGATGTTGACGCCCGGCGCCGACGACCCCACGGAGGCGACAGAGGTCGCCTGA